In Daphnia magna isolate NIES linkage group LG7, ASM2063170v1.1, whole genome shotgun sequence, a single genomic region encodes these proteins:
- the LOC116927698 gene encoding uncharacterized protein LOC116927698 isoform X2, which produces MQLKTNHQNGKMIAEMKRLKDNYPEVQEIQIVGLSSVHVDWHLENETWHGTNVGIVTDKIFVDYEVCRIAQTYNAQEKEETTESKEANHFVDDFCVCWDVSGKNGEPGQPGKSGGNVTIICNEMIDAERWQIISDGGKGGDGQNGTNGKSKPDKKANKWSKEYFNQLFPSMSMFETGEQADGKFPADAVKIVLTTLNDLLPVGTRESGKDIRPGYRGNFFIEGTAKDGSTISVSFYQSKTKRHTLIFCQGSNVEQGGSGGTIVFEFMTEGKNSIATQSGVPVIGKENRRPRAVRMGVYEAIGSDGVMGTPVGDVGFIHRLDTSEPSANQNLTGHYIGFENDVSLRMKFTRTKPARQPNNADNYYVKLKKGEYASIDYPSLSPSDQVKSIRSTVENATKKKAIVRQSLAQHVVQVDERRQMTQCLQTRLSTNWEEERMTNNVDFLVSQMEDKETQLNQLTSQCSRGLENVASTRFVKPALKKKLDVKSVSDTSRSLVGGRSVGRRPVDFRQKPPVDVRCLDMLPTMSGVDSAVHSIFGEMNSNGSYVCNNVKMFRQHVATFIRQNATDPGTLETSNQSESAKLIRKKENHVKVSAFVKQFKLRVQKSDAPSECPKLFEEYAKFVETPSNSLESAELEMLAIIHRMSIHVYNDQLSSFKYKETLNPDTENKHYILDYGNGEWQRVEPYIMVNNFCEKIDGDLFEYQPIQSNYFRKFLDPLEKHGANRQVITSMKKLNPENGDTPDKLFQLLLERFCVNDENLKQKNLNIKLIDKHSTDLDWLAEWIVEHNNRNLSPIFYLNIVKNNLTVEWKCECLMLEIFDRFVQESLNIDSISKIQGKLNKIAKGMPSLVPILRKLVAASDSCFALQPQNLLRLLKTIAKDCGQSDGITRQQWPELQELPLSDWYYHLRSKVWEKKLNRLPNSDSSTPKEDKKLRNEAVYMLLELEFENDENYCDKLLKKTVDLKKAVIVLRNDMHLGAIPNQEYDGVNKLHIENKTEHIQTYDERLVTMRFPTMLNDVKKKVEESKFMSDQMKEFDERKYKLAEERIRKLIKQWQRNGLNLNDNKSAADFVFVYDYAVQKTCTKEGDKQTFQLRDNQRVTIMTLLISENKTTFAQVSTGEGKSLIVTGVAIAFALCQNEKKKTKKIDVITSNDMLARRDSTLSVADGGLRDLYEYFNVSVANNCSRWMDERTQAYNAAVVYGQLANFQRDYLLDKFYGQNIRSDRTMDVVVIDEVDCMMLDRGNDTLYLSHDIPGMEMLESLYVFIWEKIRSSSIGLDKLTIRESVKSAVLYDLYGAITKGDLESIHNPLKDQPSKKNALWDHLIETKVIDPQGRLWMEDKVKDINFEPEMNPKIIFYLHSVANRERSIRIPEHLTSFVDRNLDTWLDNAMQALELKRDEDYVVDQDRTNTSPDLNPQVIIIDQDTGMDQNSSQWDGALHQFIQLKEGCKLTSQSLKAIFVSNAAYIMAYKKVVGVSGTLGSKSEGNFMYKEYDSLRFVIPTAFQKRFYLKLTQILESEDQWLQAIVKETQHVILPDDESKARSFVIFCKSIKDVNVIHRYLKKELGSKLNDNHIHCYTRDYEKFAFEGKSLEVGHVIIATNLAGRGTDIKISDQLKVNGGLHICLTFLPKNERVEEQAMGRSARNGAPGSGIFILYEESKTGKKWGVGKWLSMKEERQWKEKQRISCLEEDFETTEREQKLIKNLCKYYTELMQELKNQKRGGQETKTIWDSVLDKWVLWLDESHLKSFLYSYNVDFFRTFYDDIGLPENNTSNFSWMTPGRSVAMAKHLALQKSSLSEAGEILKRVIDSKDGDFYPAAYYYFAFILIQEDIKGNKTKFIQTLRKCETILNNDIDIHLSFYRKVNSNATPDQVPSFCVVDVYKQQKDNIVKILEYFIGSVRALLGNHYCSASNLKEVGKEEKKEKNLFKKAEIFFKKKDFGRESKPKQELQICPERAEKLFQLLVEKKCITCRLNDIDAIPNRDAIIEQVANEYGIQNLMKHLEFIPLGENLTEKEIEKKLKNENLIPCTRKAFWAELKNEGALEAVKGGLCSQMKCVIMLESECNVEPSKPNSQILDRDKRIKIEDFQFGLDSFDHKNNCLNVLYNPIYDSMSDLLKQKKIMFSKQYVIKQLGEEEYRRRKEKFESNQIAQLNLIKLKELKSVSLKFSGPLGKHDLERININSSGEQDGVWNALVDQKIIDSNGKLSSNFQKFSYPECPAYEEPVMRVIGRIFVAEIVKRQWLRAAQDPNCLKAINLLPLKPYLDLLGDLMAAHVISGARVTEDAKLIEDSTKEIEDEDERECVLKFLKSRQPVYVPRMKKYDIYLDLIEMDIRRIPNTNSISSELHIFDLVGFNHVIDIKDRERSWKSYLGATFVGAVGLASIGVGIFLIHGKMLSCEFCKNLLLMGGVSDILYAITIILAHSNFTWSDYTRQRLRSAMGKTEPIETIKAIFKLYSSSENAEFREAIKLAVGLERWKRHGRVQINWESEVAKTVERIGLSNQQTAFNFHAQLHYLLQDLGIFLLGKIKKYATKIQQKLTELNEWRRLEIPQSFVREKVNQLISNWTIDGERWVCDIVVAMNLKLNEIHKSLQRAAGIPLTQEIADRGIRVMEPIFKDYEVRMGLIRIFVTRIREFLLDLENHVNPSRAKDIEVGEFKRFQKKTMANMESELGRQMEKILDLLMQKIHRVASDQVSNLANINSEIFTTFLQLI; this is translated from the exons ATGCAACTAAAAACGAATCATCAGAATGG CAAAATGATTGCAGAAATGAAACGATTGAAGGACAACTATCCGGAAGTGCAAGAAATCCAGATTGTCGGACTGTCATCCGTTCACGTCGATTGGCACCTGGAGAACGAAACCTGGCACGGAACGAACGTGGGAATCGTTACTGATAAAATTTTCGTAGACTACGAAGTTTGCCGAATTGCCCAGACATATAACGCACAAGAGAAAG AAGAAACTACCGAGTCAAAGGAGGCTAATCATTTTGTGGACGATTTCTGCGTCTGCTGGGATGTCTCGGGCAAGAACG GAGAACCAGGTCAGCCGGGTAAGAGCGGCGGCAACGTGACCATCATTTGTAACGAGATGATTGACGCCGAACGATGGCAGATAATCTCTGATGGAGGCAAAGGAGGTGATGGACAGAACGGCACTAATGGGAAAAGCAAACCAGACAAAAAGGCCAATAAGTGGTCAAAAGAATATTTCAATCAACTGTTTCCTTCCATGTCCATGTTCGAAACGGGAGAACAGGCAGATGGCAAATTTCCAGCTGATGCAGTTAAGATCGTTTTGACGACGCTAAACGACTTGTTGCCCGTTGGAACTCGAGAATCTGGAAAAGACATCCGGCCAGGCTACCGAGGTAATTTTTTCATCGAAGGCACTGCGAAAGACGGTAGTACGATCAGCGTGTCGTTCTATCAGTCCAAGACAAAACGACACACACTCATCTTCTGCCAAG GAAGCAACGTCGAACAAGGTGGGTCTGGAGGCACCATCGTTTTTGAATTCATGACCGAAGGAAAAAACTCGATTGCAACACAATCTGGCGTTCCGGTCATTGGTAAGGAAAATCGTCGACCGAGGGCTGTGCGGATGGGTGTCTACGAAGCGATCGGTTCTGATGGCGTAATGGGAACACCTGTTGGTGATGTTGGTTTCATCCACAGGCTAGACACATCTGAGCCATCTGCAAACCAAAATCTGACAGGTCATTACATTGGCTTCGAAAATGATGTTAGCCTTCGAATGAAATTCACCCGTACGAAACCTGCAAGGCAGCCAAATAATGCTGATAATTATTACgtcaaactaaaaaaaggaGAATATGCGTCGATTGATTACCCTAGCCTATCCCCATCCGACCAAGTCAAGTCCATACGTTCGACAGTGGAAAATGCCACGAAAAAGAAGGCCATCGTACGCCAAAGCCTCGCCCAGCATGTTGTTCAAGTGGACGAGCGGAGGCAGATGACACAATGCCTTCAGACAAGATTATCCACCAACTGGGAGGAAGAACGAATGACAAACAATGTCGACTTTTTAGTCAGTCAAATGGAAGACAAAGAAACTCAGCTTAATCAGTTAACGTCGCAGTGCAGTCGGGGCCTTGAGAACGTTGCATCAACAAGATTTGTTAAACCGgcattgaaaaagaaactggACGTGAAGAGCGTTTCAGACACCTCTCGTTCATTGGTGGGTGGACGATCAGTTGGACGTCGTCCAGTTGATTTCCGGCAGAAACCTCCTGTCGACGTTCGATGCCTCGACATGCTGCCAACAATGAGCGGTGTCGATAGCGCTGTACACAGCATTTTTGGCGAAATGAATTCAAACGGGTCGTATGTTTGCAATAACGTGAAAATGTTTCGCCAACATGTTGCCACATTCATTAGGCAAAATGCAACAGACCCTGGAACTCTGGAAACATCAAACCAATCTGAATCGGCAAAACTCAtccgaaaaaaggaaaatcatgTCAAAGTCTCGGCTTTCGTCAAGCAGTTTAAACTACGTGTACAAAAGAGCGATGCACCATCAGAATGTCCAAAATTATTTGAAGAATACGCCAAGTTTGTTGAGACACCATCGAACTCACTGGAATCGGCTGAATTAGAAATGCTAGCAATCATCCATCGCATGTCCATCCACGTTTACAACGATCAATTATCATCCTTCAAGTACAAGGAAACCTTGAATCCTGACACTGAAAACAAGCACTATATTCTTGATTACGGAAACGGAGAATGGCAGCGAGTCGAACCCTATATAATGGTGAACAATTTCTGCGAGAAAATTGATGGGGACCTTTTTGAATATCAACCCATTCAAAGCAATTACTTCCGCAAATTCTTGGACCCTCTTGAAAAACACGGCGCTAACCGACAGGTTATCACTTCGATGAAGAAGCTGAACCCTGAAAACGGTGATACACCGGATAAATTGTTTCAATTGCTTTTGGAACGTTTCTGTGTAAACGACGAAaatctgaaacaaaaaaatttgaacataAAATTGATAGATAAACATTCAACCGATCTTGACTGGTTGGCTGAATGGATAGTCGAACACAACAATCGAAATCTCAGTCCCATCTTCTACTTGAATATCGTCAAAAATAACTTAACCGTCGAATGGAAATGCGAATGTTTAATGCTTGAAATTTTCGATCGATTCGTTCAAGAGTCTTTAAACATTGATTCAATCAGTAAAATACAAGGTAAGTTAAATAAAATAGCAAAGGGAATGCCATCTCTAGTGCCTATATTGCGAAAATTGGTTGCCGCATCCGACAGCTGTTTCGCGTTACAGCCCCAGAATTTGTTGCGGCTTTTAAAAACTATAGCAAAAGACTGCGGACAAAGTGATGGAATTACAAGACAACAATGGCCGGAGCTTCAAGAACTGCCTCTCAGCGATTGGTATTACCATTTAAGAAGCAAAGTGTGGGAAAAGAAACTCAATCGGCTGCCCAACAGCGATTCAAGTACTCCAAAAGAAGATAAGAAACTCAGGAATGAGGCCGTTTATATGTTACTGGAACTCGAATTCGAAAACGACGAAAATTATTGTGACAAGTTATTAAAAAAGACTGTGGACTTAAAGAAGGCCGTTATTGTTTTGCGAAATGATATGCATCTGGGGGCGATTCCTAACCAAGAATATGACGGAGTAAACAAACTGCATATAGAAAACAAGACGGAACATATACAAACGTATGACGAGCGACTCGTTACAATGAGGTTTCCTACGATGTTGAACGACGTGAAAAAGAAGGTGGAGGAATCTAAATTCATGTCAGACCAAATGAAAGAATTTGACGAACGAAAATACAAGCTGGCCGAGGAAAGAATACGCAAATTGATCAAGCAATGGCAGAGAAATGGTTTGAATCTTAATGATAATAAGTCAGCTGCCGATTTTGTCTTTGTCTACGATTACGCCGTACAGAAAACGTGTACGAAGGAAGGAGACAAACAAACATTCCAACTACGCGACAACCAGAGAGTGACGATCATGACATTGCTGATATCCGAAAATAAAACCACGTTTGCACAAGTGTCAACTGGTGAAGGGAAATCGCTCATCGTCACGGGTGTCGCAATCGCATTTGCCCTTtgtcaaaacgaaaaaaaaaagacgaagaaaatcGATGTTATTACCAGTAATGACATGCTGGCTCGCCGTGATTCTACGCTATCGGTGGCCGATGGTGGACTACGGGATCTTTACGAATATTTTAATGTAAGTGTAGCCAACAATTGCAGCCGATGGATGGACGAACGAACGCAAGCCTACAATGCAGCTGTTGTTTATGGGCAATTGGCCAATTTCCAGCGAGATTACTTGCTGGATAAATTCTACGGTCAGAACATCCGAAGCGACCGAACCATGGACGTTGTCGTCATTGATGAAGTCGACTGCATGATGCTCGATCGCGGTAACGATACGCTTTACCTATCGCACGATATCCCTGGCATGGAGATGCTCGAATCTCTTTACGTTTTCATTTGGGAAAAGATACGCAGTTCTTCCATCGGATTGGATAAATTGACGATAAGGGAATCCGTGAAATCAGCCGTTCTCTACGACCTTTACGGTGCTATAACCAAAGGCGATTTAGAATCGATTCACAACCCATTGAAGGACCAACCATCGAAAAAGAATGCGCTCTGGGATCACTTAATTGAAACAAAAGTAATCGACCCACAAGGACGTCTGTGGATGGAAGACAAGGTTAAAGACATCAACTTTGAACCGGAAATGAATCCCAAAATTATCTTCTATCTCCATAGTGTGGCGAACCGCGAGAGGAGTATTCGAATACCTGAACATTTAACGTCCTTTGTCGATCGTAATCTTGACACGTGGCTGGACAATGCCATGCAAGCACTGGAACTCAAACGCGACGAGGATTATGTCGTCGATCAAGACCGAACAAACACCAGCCCAGATCTTAATCCTCAGGTGATAATCATCGACCAAGACACGGGGATGGACCAGAACTCCTCGCAATGGGACGGAGCACTGCATCAATTCATTCAGCTAAAGGAAGGCTGCAAATTGACGTCACAAAGTCTAAAAGCCATTTTCGTTTCTAATGCGGCTTACATCATGGCTTATAAAAAGGTGGTAGGCGTTTCGGGCACGTTGGGATCCAAATCAGAAGGAAATTTCATGTATAAAGAATACGATAGTCTTCGGTTTGTCATACCAACAGCTTTCCAGAAACGTTTTTACCTGAAGCTAACGCAAATCCTTGAATCAGAAGACCAATGGCTGCAGGCCATCGTTAAAGAAACACAACACGTTATTCTTCCTGACGATGAATCTAAAGCTCGCTCTTTTGTCATCTTTTGTAAATCAATCAAAGATGTGAATGTTATTCATCGTTACCTGAAAAAAGAATTGGGATCGAAACTCAATGACAACCACATCCATTGCTACACACGCGATTATGAAAAGTTTGCTTTCGAAGGTAAATCACTTGAAGTCGGTCACGTGATCATCGCCACTAACTTGGCAGGCAGAGGCACAGATATCAAAATAAGCGATCAATTGAAAGTAAACGGAGGTCTACACATTTGTCTGACTTTTTTGCCGAAAAATGAGCGGGTTGAAGAGCAGGCGATGGGACGTTCTGCTAGAAATGGAGCACCAGGAAGCGGAATCTTCATCTTGTACGAAGAATCCAAAACAGGAAAGAAATGGGGCGTCGGAAAATGGTTAAGCATGAAGGAGGAGCGTCAGTGGAAAGAGAAACAACGGATATCCTGTTTGGAAGAAGATTTCGAGACCACGGAACGTGAACAAAAGTTAATTAAAAATCTGTGTAAGTATTACACTGAACTGATGCAAGAactgaaaaaccaaaaacgtGGAGGTCAGGAAACGAAAACAATCTGGGACAGTGTACTGGACAAATGGGTTTTATGGCTTGACGAAAGCcatttgaaatcatttttgtATTCCTATAATGTCGATTTCTTCCGCACTTTTTACGATGATATTGGCCTGCCAGAAAACAACACGTCAAACTTTAGTTGGATGACTCCAGGTCGATCTGTCGCCATGGCAAAACATCTGGCTCTGCAAAAATCATCGCTTTCGGAGGCAGGTGAAATTCTGAAACGAGTCATTGATTCAAAGGACGGCGATTTTTATCCGGCTGCTTATTACTACTTTGCTTTCATTTTAATTCAAGAAGATATTaagggaaacaaaacaaaattcattcAAACCTTACGAAAATGCGAAACTATTTTGAACAACGACATAGACATCCACTTGTCCTTTTACCGAAAAGTTAACAGCAATGCAACGCCTGACCAAGTCCCATCGTTCTGCGTCGTCGACGtatacaaacaacaaaaagacaaTATCGTGAAAATTCTGGAATATTTCATCGGTTCCGTTCGAGCTCTACTGGGCAACCATTATTGCTCAGCTTCTAATCTAAAGGAagttggaaaagaagaaaaaaaagaaaaaaacctttttaaaaaagctgaaatattctttaaaaaaaaagattttgggCGAGAGAGTAAACCTAAACAAGAACTTCAAATTTGTCCCGAAAGAGCGGAAAAACTGTTTCAGTTATTGGTAGAAAAAAAGTGCATCACCTGTCGGCTCAATGACATCGATGCAATCCCTAATAGGGACGCTATCATTGAGCAGGTAGCCAACGAATACGGAATCCAGAACCTGATGAAACATTTAGAGTTCATTCCATTAGGGGAGAATTTGACTGAGAAggagattgaaaaaaaactcaaaaacgaaaatttgatCCCATGCACGAGAAAGGCGTTCTGGGCGGAACTGAAGAATGAAGGTGCACTAGAAGCGGTGAAAGGTGGATTGTGCTCTCAGATGAAATGCGTCATCATGTTGGAATCCGAATGCAATGTCGAACCAAGTAAACCGAACAGCCAAATACTCGATCGAGATAAACGGATCAAAATTGAAGACTTTCAGTTTGGATTGGATTCTTTCGATCACAAAAACAACTGTCTGAACGTGTTGTATAATCCAATTTACGACAGCATGAGTGACTTattgaagcagaaaaaaatcatgttcAGCAAACAGTACGTTATTAAACAACTCGGCGAAGAAGAGTATCGACGCCGCAAGGAGAAATTTGAATCCAATCAAATTGCACAGCTTAACCTCATCAAACTCAAAGAACTTAAAAGTGTCAGTTTGAAATTTTCTGGCCCATTGGGGAAGCATGATTTGGAGCGAATCAACATAAATTCTAGTGGCGAGCAGGATGGCGTTTGGAATGCGCTAGTTGATCAGAAAATCATTGATTCAAATGGCAAATTGTCGTCCAACTTCCAAAAATTCAGCTATCCCGAGTGTCCTGCTTATGAGGAACCTGTCATGCGTGTCATTGGTAGAATTTTCGTCGCTGAAATAGTTAAACGTCAATGGCTAAGGGCTGCACAAGATCCCAACTGCTTGAAAGCAATAAATTTATTGCCGTTAAAACCCTATCTAGATTTACTTGGCGATTTGATGGCTGCCCACGTTATCTCTGGTGCGCGAGTGACGGAGGATGCAAAACTTATCGAAGACAGTACTAAAGAAATTGAAGACGAAGACGAACGCGAATGTGTTCTGAAGTTTCTGAAAAGCCGCCAACCTGTTTATGTTCCTCGGATGAAAAAATATGACATTTATCTTGATCTGATCGAAATGGATATTCGAAGGATTCCAAACACTAACAGTATTTCCTCAGAGCTCCACATCTTTGACCTCGTAGGATTCAATCACGTCATTGACATTAAGGATCGAGAAAGGTCCTGGAAGTCATATTTGGGAGCAACATTTGTCGGTGCTGTTGGTTTAGCTTCGATTGGTGTTGGAATTTTCCTGATTCACGGAAAAATGCTATCCTGTGAATTTTGCAAGAACTTATTGTTAATGGGAGGAGTGTCAGACATTCTGTACGCCATCACGATTATCCTGGCACACAGCAACTTCACGTGGTCCGATTACACTCGTCAAAGGCTAAGGAGTGCCATGGGAAAAACGGAACCAATTGAAACGATTAAAGCCATTTTCAAATTATATAGTTCATCTGAAAACGCTGAGTTCCGAGAGGCAATCAAATTGGCCGTCGGTTTGGAAAGGTGGAAACGACATGGCAGAGTCCAAATAAATTGGGAAAGTGAAGTAGCTAAGACTGTTGAACGTATTGGATTGAGCAACCAACAGACCGCGTTTAACTTTCACGCCCAACTACATTATCTTCTACAAGATTTGGGAATCTTtcttcttggaaaaataaagaaatacgCCACAAAAATTCAACAGAAGCTGACCGAATTGAACGAGTGGCGCCGACTCGAAATACCCCAATCTTTCGTCAGAGAGAAGGTGAATCAACTCATTTCTAATTGGACAATAGACGGTGAAAGATGGGTCTGTGATATCGTCGTCGCCATGAATTTGAAACTGAATGAGATTCATAAGAGCCTTCAACGAGCGGCAGGAATTCCGTTGACACAAGAAATAGCTGATAGAGGGATCCGCGTGATGGAACCGATTTTCAAAGACTACGAGGTGCGAATGGGATTGATACGCATCTTTGTCACACGTATTCGCGAATTTCTATTAGACCTGGAAAATCATGTCAATCCATCAAGAGCTAAAGACATAGAAGTTGGAGAATTTAAGCGTTTCCAGAAAAAGACGATGGCTAACATGGAATCTGAACTTggaagacaaatggaaaagatTCTGGACTTGTTGATGCAGAAAATTCATCGTGTCGCCTCCGACCAAGTCTCAAATCTAGCGAATATTAATTCCGAAATATTCACCACTTTTTTGCAGTTAATTTAA